In Amphiura filiformis unplaced genomic scaffold, Afil_fr2py scaffold_121, whole genome shotgun sequence, one genomic interval encodes:
- the LOC140145042 gene encoding thymidine phosphorylase-like, whose amino-acid sequence MENGNARDHISCTSLHMPDIIRKKRDGHELTTDEINWFIDGVVNKHGACEDTQIGALLMAIYHNGMTPRETEILTSAMTKSGDILDWPVSWRGKLVDKHSTGGVGDKISLVLAPALAACGMKVPMISGRGLCHTGGTLDKLESIPGYNVLFKHQEIIQILDKVGCCIVGQSSNLVPADKKLYATRDVTSTVECLPLQTASIISKKAAESVDALVLDVKVGKAAFNKTKCEGRELAKALINASEGQGVKTIALLTDMESPVGNTIGNALEVAEALQCLHGRGPDDLMELVCQLGGHLLGLAHNALSDDDGVNDIHNALCDGTALKCFEKMLVAQGVAADLAEKLCATEMQDIDDVWKQLKRAKHATDIKIPRDGFIESIDAYELAVVSQKLGAGRTKATDNIDHAVGIRLFVGQGSKVKEGETWIRVYHNEAALPIETVETIQKAVTVVDTEVLKSSRIIDVIKPD is encoded by the exons ATGGAGAACGGAAATGCTAGGGATCATATAAGCTGTACATCATTACATATGCCAGACATCATAAGGAAGAAACGAGATGGGCATGAACTAACAACGGATGAAATAAACTGGTTTATTGATGGGGTTGTGAACAAACATGGCGCTTGTGAGGATACACAAATAG GCGCTCTTTTGATGGCAATATACCACAATGGTATGACTCCTCGAGAGACGGAAATATTGACATCAGCAATGACAAAGAGTGGCGACATTCTTGATTGGCCTGTTTCATGGAGAGGGAAACTTGTAGATAAACATTCTACAGGAGGAGTAGGGGATAAAATCAGTCTGGTTTTGGCTCCTGCTCTCGCAGCCTGTGGCATGAAG GTTCCAATGATTTCTGGAAGAGGACTTTGTCACACCGGAGGAACTCTCGACAAACTTGAATCTATACCGGGGTACAATGTGCTATTCAAACACCAAGAAATAATTCAAATCTTGGACAAAGTGGGCTGTTGCATTGTGGGACAATCTTCCAACCTTGTGCCAGCAGATAAGAAGTTATACGCTACACGTGATGTCACGTCGACTGTTGAATGCTTGCCGCTACAAACAG CATCAATTATATCTAAAAAGGCTGCTGAAAGTGTGGACGCGCTAGTACTGGATGTTAAAGTTGGAAAAGCTGCATTCAATAAGACGAAATGCGAAGGACGGGAATTAGCGAAAGCACTG ATAAATGCTAGTGAGGGCCAAGGAGTCAAGACTATTGCATTACTCACAGATATGGAAAGTCCAGTTGGTAACACAATTGGTAATGCTTTGGAAGTAGCCGAAGCTTTGCAATGTCTGCATGGACGTGGTCCTGATGATCTTATGGAACTTGTATGTCAATTAG GTGGACATCTCCTTGGCCTGGCGCACAATGCCCTCTCAGACGACGACGGCGTCAATGACATCCACAATGCTCTCTGTGATGGAACTGCGCTCAAATGTTTTGAGAAGATGCTGGTAGCTCAAGGTGTAGCTGCTGATCTTGCTGAAAAACTATGTGCTACAGAGATGCAGGATATTGACGATGTGTGGAAACAATTGAAGAGAGCAAAACATGCCACAGATATTAAAATACCGAGGGACG GTTTCATCGAGTCAATAGATGCCTACGAATTAGCCGTTGTCTCACAAAAGCTAGGGGCTGGTAGAACCAAAGCCACTGACAATATCGATCATGCTGTGGGTATTAGACTTTTCGTCGGTCAGGGATCAAAGGTCAAGGAAG